A region of Cellulophaga sp. RHA19 DNA encodes the following proteins:
- a CDS encoding DUF3078 domain-containing protein, with amino-acid sequence MKKIILTAALLFVATVSFAQTEEELKAEQAVKKDSVAAIQARIGAIQAKLDAMPGWKIGAFGTIGGTISSFDNWYAQGTPNNNSGNIGFTVNAFANLKQDKFFWRNSANVNLAWVKLDNKDNPADSDKFEGTTDVFTLTSLYGRKLSEKFAISGLAEYRTTILNNFNNPGYLDLGVGATWTPIQDLVVVIHPLNYNFVFADNDAVFESSLGAKIVADYTKKIGAVNFKSNLSMFQSYKSSDLSNVTWTNSFGYTLWKMIGVGFDFGLRSNKQEALNYSLAQTPATATSFDDVDNKLQSFWMLGLNYAF; translated from the coding sequence ATGAAGAAAATTATTTTAACAGCTGCGCTATTATTTGTTGCAACTGTATCTTTTGCGCAAACAGAAGAAGAGTTAAAAGCAGAACAAGCTGTAAAAAAAGATTCTGTAGCGGCTATACAAGCAAGAATTGGAGCTATACAGGCTAAGTTAGATGCTATGCCAGGTTGGAAAATAGGAGCTTTTGGTACTATTGGTGGTACTATCTCTAGTTTTGACAACTGGTATGCGCAAGGAACACCAAACAACAACTCTGGTAACATAGGTTTTACAGTAAATGCTTTTGCTAACCTAAAACAAGATAAATTTTTCTGGAGAAACTCTGCTAACGTAAACCTTGCTTGGGTAAAGTTAGATAATAAAGATAACCCAGCTGATAGTGATAAGTTTGAAGGAACTACAGATGTATTTACATTAACATCTTTGTACGGGCGTAAATTATCAGAGAAATTTGCAATTTCTGGTTTAGCAGAATACAGAACTACAATTTTAAATAACTTTAATAATCCTGGTTATTTAGATTTAGGTGTTGGTGCTACTTGGACTCCAATACAAGATTTAGTAGTAGTTATACACCCATTAAACTACAACTTTGTATTTGCAGATAACGATGCTGTTTTTGAGTCATCTTTAGGTGCTAAAATAGTTGCAGATTATACTAAAAAAATTGGTGCAGTAAACTTTAAGTCTAACTTATCTATGTTTCAAAGCTACAAGAGCTCAGATTTGTCTAACGTAACTTGGACAAACTCTTTTGGGTACACACTTTGGAAAATGATTGGTGTTGGTTTTGATTTTGGATTAAGAAGTAATAAGCAAGAAGCTTTAAACTACTCTTTAGCTCAAACACCAGCTACAGCAACTTCTTTTGATGATGTAGATAACAAATTACAATCTTTTTGGATGTTAGGTTTAAACTACGCATTTTAA
- a CDS encoding DUF2480 family protein, with product MAQSNEIINRVASSKLVTFDLEDYFPKGEKVLLDIKNWLFEGFILKEKDFREHITNHNWEQYNNAYVAVYCSTDAIVPGWAYMLVTAYLQPHAKYIVQGNLEQLYSSVYQSIISELDFSVYKDKPVIIKGCSNKPVPPNAYLWATAKMQSFAKSIMYGEACSSVPLYKRK from the coding sequence ATGGCACAATCCAACGAAATAATTAATAGAGTAGCTAGTTCTAAACTGGTTACTTTTGACTTGGAAGACTACTTTCCAAAAGGAGAAAAAGTGCTTTTAGATATAAAAAATTGGCTTTTTGAGGGCTTTATTTTAAAAGAAAAAGACTTTAGGGAGCACATAACAAATCATAATTGGGAGCAATACAACAACGCTTATGTAGCTGTATATTGCTCTACAGATGCCATAGTTCCAGGTTGGGCATATATGTTGGTTACCGCTTATTTACAACCACATGCAAAATACATTGTTCAGGGAAATTTGGAGCAGCTATACTCTTCTGTTTATCAATCTATTATATCAGAATTAGATTTTTCTGTTTATAAAGATAAACCAGTAATTATAAAAGGGTGTAGCAATAAACCTGTACCACCAAATGCATACTTATGGGCTACTGCTAAAATGCAATCTTTTGCAAAAAGCATTATGTATGGTGAGGCTTGTTCTTCTGTACCGTTGTACAAGAGAAAATAG
- a CDS encoding DUF59 domain-containing protein, with amino-acid sequence MSEALDTHNLGEEIVKVLKTIYDPEIPVDIYELGLIYDVFVNEDNDVKILMTLTSPNCPVAESLPVEIEEKVKSLDMVKGAEVEITFDPPWTQELMSEEAKLELGLL; translated from the coding sequence ATGAGTGAAGCATTAGATACACACAATTTAGGAGAGGAAATTGTAAAGGTTTTAAAAACTATTTATGATCCAGAAATTCCTGTAGATATATATGAGTTAGGTTTAATTTACGATGTTTTTGTAAATGAAGATAACGATGTTAAAATATTAATGACATTAACGTCTCCTAACTGTCCTGTTGCAGAATCTTTACCTGTAGAGATTGAAGAAAAAGTGAAGTCTTTAGATATGGTAAAAGGTGCAGAAGTAGAGATTACTTTTGATCCGCCTTGGACACAAGAATTAATGAGTGAAGAAGCTAAGTTAGAGCTTGGCCTTTTATAA
- a CDS encoding SufE family protein: protein MTIKEIQEEIVDEFSMFDDWMQRYEYMIDLGKSLPLIDEQYKTDDNIIKGCQSKVWVHADLEGDTLTFTADSDAIITKGIIAILIRVYSGQHPKDILEADTSFIDEIGLKEHLSPTRANGLVSMIKQIKMYAIAYQTQLK from the coding sequence ATGACAATTAAAGAAATACAAGAAGAAATAGTAGACGAGTTTTCTATGTTTGATGATTGGATGCAACGCTACGAGTACATGATAGATCTTGGAAAGTCGTTACCTTTAATAGATGAGCAGTATAAAACTGATGATAATATTATAAAAGGTTGCCAGAGTAAGGTATGGGTACACGCAGATTTAGAAGGTGATACTCTTACATTTACAGCAGATAGTGACGCTATTATTACCAAAGGAATTATAGCTATTTTAATTAGAGTTTATAGCGGTCAGCATCCAAAAGATATTTTAGAGGCAGACACCAGTTTTATAGATGAAATTGGTTTAAAAGAACATTTGTCTCCTACTAGAGCAAATGGTTTGGTAAGTATGATAAAGCAAATAAAAATGTACGCCATTGCATACCAAACACAATTAAAATAA
- a CDS encoding aminotransferase class V-fold PLP-dependent enzyme — translation MQKTTLDIQTIRKDFPILSRTVNGQPLVYLDNAATSQTPKQVLDVIVDYYSGYNANIHRGVHTLSQEATDKYEQARATIQHHFNAKFAHEVIFTAGTTHGINLVANGFSSLLKKGDEVIVSALEHHSNIVPWQMLCERTGAVLKVIPMNLNGELELDAYYELLSNKTKLVFCNHVSNALGTVNPIKEIINAAHKVGAAALIDGAQAAPHIKADVQELDVDFYVVSAHKVCGPTGAGMLYGKEEWLNKLPPYQGGGEMIAEVTFDKTTYADLPHKFEAGTPNICGGIAFGAALDYMNTIGFDAIADYEHELLEYATAQLLTVDGLKIYGTAANKTSVISFNVGSIHPYDIGSILDKLGIAVRTGHHCAQPIMDFYGIPGTVRASFSFYNTTAEVDALVAGVKRAVAMLQ, via the coding sequence ATGCAGAAAACAACCCTAGATATTCAAACAATACGTAAAGACTTTCCTATTTTAAGTAGAACTGTAAATGGGCAACCTTTAGTGTATTTAGACAATGCAGCAACATCGCAAACACCAAAACAGGTGTTAGATGTTATTGTAGACTATTACAGTGGTTACAATGCAAATATTCACAGAGGTGTACACACACTTTCTCAAGAAGCTACAGATAAATACGAGCAGGCAAGAGCAACAATTCAGCATCATTTTAATGCTAAATTTGCGCATGAAGTAATTTTTACTGCTGGTACAACACACGGTATTAACCTTGTAGCAAACGGTTTTTCATCACTCTTAAAAAAAGGAGATGAGGTTATTGTTTCTGCATTAGAACACCACTCTAATATTGTGCCTTGGCAAATGTTGTGTGAGCGTACTGGTGCGGTTTTAAAAGTAATACCAATGAACCTAAATGGAGAGTTGGAGCTAGATGCTTATTACGAGTTACTGTCTAACAAAACAAAGCTTGTTTTTTGTAATCACGTTTCTAATGCTTTAGGTACGGTTAATCCAATAAAAGAAATTATAAATGCTGCACACAAAGTGGGTGCAGCAGCTTTAATAGATGGCGCACAGGCTGCACCGCATATAAAAGCAGATGTACAGGAGTTAGATGTAGATTTCTACGTAGTTTCTGCTCATAAAGTGTGTGGTCCAACTGGTGCAGGTATGCTATATGGTAAAGAGGAGTGGTTAAATAAATTGCCGCCTTACCAAGGTGGTGGAGAAATGATTGCTGAGGTTACTTTTGATAAAACAACCTATGCAGATTTACCACATAAGTTTGAGGCTGGTACGCCTAACATTTGCGGAGGTATAGCTTTTGGTGCTGCACTAGATTATATGAATACAATTGGTTTTGACGCTATTGCAGATTATGAGCATGAGCTGCTAGAATATGCAACAGCGCAATTATTAACTGTGGACGGACTTAAAATTTACGGTACAGCGGCAAATAAAACATCGGTTATATCTTTTAACGTAGGTAGTATACACCCTTATGATATTGGTTCTATTTTAGACAAATTAGGTATTGCAGTACGTACAGGTCACCATTGTGCACAACCTATTATGGATTTTTACGGCATTCCTGGTACCGTAAGAGCTAGTTTTAGCTTTTACAATACTACAGCAGAGGTAGATGCCCTAGTTGCAGGTGTGAAAAGAGCTGTAGCAATGCTGCAATAA
- the sufD gene encoding Fe-S cluster assembly protein SufD: MDLKDKLVSSFLAFENNVDVHNPVHDVRTEAIKNFETKGFPSKKEEAWKYTSLNSLQKIDFSIFPKKESSLEYKDVKKYFIHQIDTYKIVFIDGVFSSNLSETTHDGVDICLMSSALTKPMYKAVIDVYFNKVASKDESLTTLNTAFSREGAYIYIPKNKVPKKPIEIIHFSTGNDAALMLQPRNLIIAEENSEMQIIERHQSLTSNAVLTNCVTEIFAAKNAIVDYYKVQNDVDSASLVDNTYIDQKDGSHVKIHTFSFGGKLLRNNLNFYQNGERIDSTMKGITIIGDKQHVDHHTLVHHIEPNCESHQDYKGIYADSATGVFNGKIIVDKIAQKTNAFQQNNNILISDKATINTKPQLEIFADDVKCSHGCTIGQLDEEALFYLQSRGIPKKEARALLMYAFANNVLESVRIPELKVRINKLIANKLGVNLGFDL, encoded by the coding sequence ATGGATTTAAAAGATAAATTAGTTTCTTCATTTTTAGCGTTCGAGAACAACGTAGACGTGCACAACCCTGTGCATGATGTACGTACAGAGGCTATTAAAAATTTTGAAACTAAAGGTTTTCCTTCAAAAAAAGAGGAAGCTTGGAAATACACTTCATTAAACAGCTTACAAAAAATAGACTTTAGCATCTTTCCTAAAAAAGAAAGTTCTTTAGAATATAAGGATGTTAAAAAGTACTTTATTCACCAAATAGATACTTACAAAATAGTATTTATAGATGGTGTGTTTAGCTCTAACTTATCTGAAACTACCCATGATGGTGTAGATATTTGTTTAATGAGCTCTGCTTTAACTAAGCCAATGTACAAAGCTGTTATAGATGTTTACTTTAACAAAGTAGCCTCTAAAGACGAGTCTTTAACTACATTAAATACTGCGTTTAGTAGAGAAGGTGCATACATTTACATACCTAAAAATAAAGTGCCTAAAAAGCCTATAGAAATTATACACTTTTCTACAGGTAATGATGCCGCTTTAATGTTACAACCACGTAACTTAATTATTGCTGAAGAAAATTCTGAAATGCAAATTATAGAGCGTCACCAGAGTTTAACTAGCAATGCGGTATTAACAAACTGTGTTACTGAAATTTTTGCAGCTAAAAATGCAATTGTAGATTATTACAAAGTTCAGAATGATGTAGATTCTGCTTCTTTAGTAGACAATACATATATAGACCAAAAAGATGGTAGTCACGTAAAAATACATACATTCTCTTTTGGTGGTAAGTTATTGCGTAACAACCTTAATTTTTATCAAAATGGTGAGCGTATAGATTCTACCATGAAGGGTATTACTATTATTGGAGATAAACAACACGTAGATCACCATACACTAGTGCACCACATAGAGCCAAACTGCGAAAGTCACCAAGATTATAAAGGTATATACGCAGATAGCGCTACAGGTGTATTTAATGGTAAAATTATAGTTGATAAAATTGCTCAGAAAACAAATGCTTTTCAGCAAAACAACAACATATTAATAAGTGATAAAGCTACTATTAACACAAAACCACAATTAGAGATTTTTGCAGATGATGTAAAATGTTCTCACGGTTGTACTATTGGTCAGTTAGATGAAGAAGCTTTATTTTACTTACAATCTAGAGGTATACCTAAAAAAGAAGCAAGAGCATTACTAATGTATGCTTTTGCAAACAACGTTTTAGAAAGTGTACGTATACCAGAATTAAAAGTTAGAATTAATAAATTAATAGCTAATAAATTAGGTGTTAATTTAGGATTCGATTTGTAA
- the sufC gene encoding Fe-S cluster assembly ATPase SufC, protein MLKIKDLHANVDGKEILRGINLEVGAGEVHAIMGPNGSGKSTLASVIAGNETYEVTAGDIFLNGENIEDLSPEERAHNGVFLSFQYPVEIPGVSVTNFMKTAINESRKAKGLEDMPAKDMLKLIRDKSELLEIDRKFLSRSLNEGFSGGEKKRNEIFQMAMLEPKLAILDETDSGLDIDALRIVANGVNKLKSKDNAIVVITHYQRLLDYIVPDYVHVLYNGKIVKSGTKELALELEEKGYDWIKQEAAV, encoded by the coding sequence ATGCTTAAAATTAAAGATTTACACGCCAATGTTGATGGCAAAGAAATACTAAGAGGAATTAATTTAGAGGTTGGTGCTGGTGAGGTACATGCTATCATGGGACCAAACGGTTCTGGTAAAAGTACATTGGCTTCTGTTATAGCTGGTAATGAAACTTACGAGGTTACTGCAGGAGACATCTTTTTAAATGGAGAAAATATTGAAGACCTTTCTCCTGAAGAAAGAGCTCATAATGGTGTTTTCTTATCATTTCAGTACCCTGTAGAAATTCCTGGTGTTTCTGTAACTAACTTTATGAAAACAGCTATTAACGAGTCTCGTAAAGCTAAAGGTCTAGAGGATATGCCTGCCAAAGATATGCTTAAGCTTATTAGAGATAAGTCTGAGTTGTTAGAGATAGACCGTAAGTTCTTATCTCGTTCTTTAAACGAAGGTTTTTCTGGTGGTGAAAAAAAACGTAACGAGATTTTTCAAATGGCAATGTTAGAGCCTAAACTAGCTATTTTAGATGAAACAGATTCTGGTTTAGATATTGATGCTTTACGTATTGTAGCTAACGGTGTAAACAAACTAAAGAGCAAAGACAACGCTATTGTTGTTATTACACACTACCAACGTTTGTTAGATTATATAGTGCCAGATTATGTACACGTACTTTATAATGGTAAAATTGTAAAATCTGGAACTAAAGAGCTTGCTTTAGAGCTAGAGGAGAAAGGATATGATTGGATTAAGCAAGAAGCGGCAGTTTAA
- the sufB gene encoding Fe-S cluster assembly protein SufB gives MAYTEEELKKELETKEYEYGFYTDIESDTFPIGLSEEIVIAISKKKNEPQWMTDWRIEAYRVWEKMEEPDWANVHYEKPDFQAISYYSAPKKADPNKTLEDVDPELLEMYKKLGISVDEQKKLQNVAVDIVVDSVSVATTFQKTLAEKGIIFMPISEAIQEHPELVRKYMGTVVPTTDNFYAALNSAVFTDGSFCYIPKGVRCPMELSTYFRINQAGTGQFERTLVVADEGSYVSYLEGCTAPSRDENQLHAAVVELIAMDDAEIKYSTVQNWFPGNKEGKGGVYNFVTKRALCEKNAKVSWTQVETGSAVTWKYPSCILKGDNSIGEFYSIAVTNNYQQADTGTKMIHLGKNTRSTIISKGISAGKSQNSYRGLVQVSSRADNARNFSQCDSLLMGNECGAHTFPYIEAKNKSAMIEHEATTSKIGEDQIFYCNQRGIDTEKAIALIVNGFSKEVLNKLPMEFAVEAQKLLEISLEGSVG, from the coding sequence ATGGCATATACAGAAGAAGAGTTAAAGAAAGAGCTAGAAACCAAAGAATACGAATACGGTTTTTATACAGACATAGAATCTGATACTTTTCCTATAGGATTAAGTGAAGAAATTGTGATAGCTATTTCTAAAAAGAAAAATGAGCCACAATGGATGACAGACTGGCGAATTGAAGCGTATCGTGTTTGGGAAAAAATGGAAGAACCAGATTGGGCAAATGTTCATTATGAGAAACCAGATTTTCAGGCTATTAGCTATTACTCTGCTCCTAAAAAGGCAGATCCTAACAAAACGCTAGAGGATGTAGATCCAGAGTTGTTAGAAATGTACAAGAAATTAGGTATTTCTGTAGACGAACAAAAGAAACTGCAAAATGTTGCTGTAGATATTGTTGTAGATTCTGTTTCTGTTGCTACTACTTTTCAAAAAACATTAGCAGAAAAAGGTATTATTTTTATGCCAATTTCTGAAGCTATACAGGAACATCCAGAATTGGTGCGTAAGTATATGGGTACTGTAGTGCCAACTACAGATAATTTTTATGCTGCACTAAACTCAGCTGTTTTTACAGATGGGTCTTTCTGTTACATTCCTAAAGGTGTACGTTGCCCAATGGAGCTATCTACTTATTTTAGAATTAACCAAGCAGGTACAGGTCAGTTTGAGCGTACTTTGGTTGTTGCAGATGAAGGTAGTTATGTAAGTTACTTAGAGGGTTGTACTGCACCATCTAGAGATGAAAACCAATTACACGCAGCCGTTGTAGAGTTAATTGCAATGGATGATGCAGAAATTAAATACTCTACCGTACAAAACTGGTTCCCTGGGAACAAAGAGGGTAAAGGTGGTGTTTATAATTTTGTAACTAAAAGAGCTTTATGTGAGAAAAACGCAAAAGTATCTTGGACACAAGTAGAAACTGGTTCTGCAGTAACATGGAAATATCCTTCTTGTATTTTAAAAGGAGATAATTCTATTGGAGAATTTTATTCTATTGCTGTAACAAACAACTACCAGCAAGCAGATACAGGTACAAAAATGATTCACTTAGGTAAAAACACTAGAAGTACTATTATTTCTAAAGGTATATCTGCAGGTAAATCTCAAAACAGCTACCGTGGTTTAGTACAAGTTAGTAGCCGTGCAGACAATGCACGTAACTTTTCTCAGTGCGATTCTCTTTTAATGGGTAATGAGTGTGGTGCACATACGTTCCCATACATAGAGGCTAAAAACAAATCTGCAATGATAGAGCATGAGGCTACAACAAGTAAAATTGGTGAAGACCAAATTTTTTACTGTAACCAACGTGGTATAGATACAGAAAAAGCAATTGCATTAATTGTAAACGGATTTAGTAAAGAAGTACTAAATAAGTTGCCAATGGAATTTGCTGTAGAAGCTCAAAAATTACTAGAAATTAGTTTAGAAGGCTCTGTAGGATAA
- a CDS encoding HesB/IscA family protein, with protein sequence MIKVSETAKKRVVDLMTEGGFDAEKDFVRVGVKSGGCSGLSYELDFDKTTGETDKVFEDNAVRIVVDKKSFLYLVGTTLEYSGGLNGKGFVFNNPNAQRTCGCGESFSL encoded by the coding sequence ATGATAAAAGTCTCAGAAACAGCAAAGAAGAGGGTCGTAGATTTAATGACCGAAGGTGGCTTTGATGCTGAAAAAGATTTTGTACGTGTTGGCGTAAAAAGCGGTGGATGCAGTGGTTTATCTTACGAGTTAGATTTTGATAAAACTACCGGAGAAACAGATAAAGTTTTTGAAGATAACGCAGTACGAATTGTAGTAGATAAAAAAAGTTTTTTATATCTAGTAGGAACTACTTTGGAGTATTCTGGAGGATTAAACGGAAAAGGTTTTGTGTTTAATAACCCAAATGCACAAAGAACATGTGGTTGTGGTGAAAGTTTTTCGCTATAA
- the thiL gene encoding thiamine-phosphate kinase, whose protein sequence is MLDDKNPKRTSLEELGEFGLINHLTKDFAIKQKSTLKGIGDDAAVLDLEDKKMVVSTDLLVEGVHFDLSYVPLKHLGYKAVMVNLSDIYAMNATATQITVSIAVSNRFPLEALEELYSGIALAAKTYNVDLIGGDTTSSTKGMLISVTAIGQANEENLVYRNGAKPNDLLVVTGDLGAAYMGLQVLEREKEVFKVNPNSNPDLSMYTYIVERQLKPEARKDIVPLLDALGVKPTSMIDISDGLSSEILHLCDQSNVGCNLYEDKIPLDPTVISSCEEFKVNSTTVALGGGEDYELLFTIDQKEFPKIKGNPNLTVVGHMTDKNEGVHLISRNNTKIPITAQGWNSLTEEQ, encoded by the coding sequence ATGTTAGACGATAAAAATCCAAAGAGAACATCTCTTGAAGAATTAGGCGAGTTTGGTTTAATTAATCACCTTACTAAGGACTTTGCCATAAAGCAAAAATCTACCCTAAAAGGTATTGGTGATGATGCTGCTGTTTTAGACCTTGAAGATAAAAAAATGGTAGTTTCTACAGATTTATTGGTAGAAGGCGTACATTTTGATCTTAGCTACGTACCCTTAAAACACTTGGGCTACAAGGCGGTTATGGTAAACTTATCAGACATATATGCAATGAATGCTACCGCTACACAAATTACAGTTTCTATTGCTGTATCTAACAGGTTTCCGTTAGAGGCTTTAGAGGAGTTATACAGTGGTATTGCATTAGCTGCAAAAACGTACAATGTAGATTTAATTGGTGGCGACACTACCTCATCTACTAAAGGAATGCTTATTAGTGTTACCGCAATTGGACAAGCTAATGAAGAAAACTTAGTATACAGAAACGGAGCAAAACCAAACGATTTACTTGTTGTTACAGGAGATTTAGGTGCTGCATATATGGGGTTACAGGTTTTAGAACGCGAAAAAGAGGTTTTTAAAGTAAACCCAAACAGCAACCCAGACCTATCTATGTATACATATATTGTAGAAAGACAATTAAAACCAGAGGCTCGTAAAGATATTGTTCCTTTACTAGATGCCTTAGGTGTTAAACCAACATCTATGATAGATATTAGCGATGGTTTATCTTCAGAAATTTTACATTTATGCGACCAGAGTAATGTTGGTTGTAATTTGTACGAAGACAAAATACCGTTAGACCCAACTGTAATTAGCTCTTGCGAAGAGTTTAAAGTAAACAGTACAACTGTTGCATTAGGCGGTGGCGAAGATTACGAGTTATTGTTTACTATAGACCAAAAAGAATTCCCAAAAATAAAAGGTAACCCTAACTTAACTGTCGTAGGGCATATGACAGATAAGAATGAAGGAGTTCACTTAATTTCTAGGAATAATACTAAAATTCCGATTACCGCACAGGGCTGGAATTCACTTACTGAAGAACAATAA
- the brnQ gene encoding branched-chain amino acid transport system II carrier protein produces the protein MNNTKETLVSAFALFSLFFGAGNLILPPFIGFNAGDWWWLMAIGFCLSAILIPILGIFAHAKLQGTIFDFGKKVSTSFGLIYSLLIYAIAVALPSPRTASVTHEIGIAPFFDIPPIYTSIIYFGLVLVFALNRSKILNILGKFLTPAILLILLAIIGISIFSFDFNFGVSTISNPFTDGILEGYQTFDAIAAVVVGGVLIISINIKNKDISYTDRKALIRNAGIFAGVGLLFVYGGLILTGALMHGNFETGINRTDLLNGISRTLLGNEGNKFLSILVSLACFTTAIGIVTGTADFIKDRFNNSNKAYTITAIISCLLGIAMGQFNVDHIIVVAIPALMFIYPITIILIVLNVLPDKYTEPKVFRAVVFTTILFSVPDFLNSIGITSVANFTAAYLPLSKYSLAWVLPAVIALIVGNLTHKKTTTV, from the coding sequence ATGAATAATACCAAAGAAACTCTAGTATCTGCCTTTGCATTGTTTTCGCTCTTTTTTGGTGCAGGAAATTTAATATTACCACCGTTTATCGGTTTTAATGCTGGCGATTGGTGGTGGCTTATGGCAATAGGCTTTTGTTTGTCTGCTATTTTAATTCCTATTTTAGGCATTTTTGCACACGCAAAATTACAAGGCACTATTTTTGACTTTGGCAAAAAAGTATCTACCTCCTTTGGTTTAATTTACTCTTTACTAATTTATGCCATTGCAGTTGCACTACCCTCTCCCAGAACAGCATCTGTTACCCATGAAATTGGCATTGCTCCTTTTTTTGATATACCACCTATATACACCAGTATTATATATTTTGGTTTGGTACTGGTTTTTGCATTAAACAGATCTAAGATTTTAAATATACTAGGTAAGTTTTTAACTCCCGCTATACTGTTAATACTACTAGCTATTATTGGTATTAGTATATTTTCTTTTGATTTTAATTTTGGAGTATCAACCATAAGCAATCCTTTTACGGATGGTATTTTAGAAGGCTACCAAACTTTTGATGCTATTGCAGCTGTTGTAGTTGGGGGTGTTTTAATTATATCAATTAACATAAAAAATAAAGATATTTCTTATACAGACCGCAAAGCTCTAATTAGAAATGCAGGTATTTTTGCTGGCGTAGGTCTATTGTTTGTTTACGGAGGTTTAATTTTAACTGGCGCTCTAATGCACGGTAATTTTGAAACTGGTATTAACCGTACAGATTTGCTTAATGGAATTAGCAGAACTCTTTTAGGTAATGAAGGAAATAAATTTTTAAGTATTTTGGTAAGTTTAGCGTGTTTCACAACAGCTATTGGTATAGTTACAGGTACAGCAGATTTTATAAAAGACAGGTTTAACAACTCTAACAAAGCCTATACAATTACAGCCATTATTAGTTGTTTGTTGGGTATAGCTATGGGACAATTTAATGTAGACCATATAATTGTGGTTGCCATACCTGCTTTAATGTTTATTTACCCTATTACAATAATTTTAATAGTGCTTAATGTGCTACCAGATAAATATACAGAACCTAAGGTCTTTAGAGCAGTTGTATTTACTACTATTTTATTTAGTGTACCAGACTTTTTAAACAGTATTGGCATTACAAGTGTTGCTAATTTTACAGCAGCATACCTACCATTAAGCAAATATAGCCTTGCCTGGGTTTTACCAGCTGTTATTGCATTAATTGTTGGAAATTTAACTCACAAAAAAACCACAACGGTATAA
- a CDS encoding tetratricopeptide repeat protein has product MKSTCNYFLRTTTLLTFLVVSFSYAQEIENSADVFLEDYSDNFQEAFFEGLKQKGIENYDRAVNSFLTCQKLEPKNAAVANELAKAYIQGKQYSLAQEQAELALKVNPDNMWYLQSLYTSLKKQYKNLSHLKEIVPYDNEKLKENLAHILYLERNYNEAKNVLTEVKDSPFKTDLSTKVQAAIDQRGASSSSFTFTSTTTTNNTTKNTTAKQTTNSNSNSAFNYKSRLKFTLKQKNFVFLETTAKEALEAYPSQPYFYYALGAAYNGRKKHRAAIETLKTGLDYVLDDIRLADDFYREIAAAYTAMGNPAKANMYLIKVKFKK; this is encoded by the coding sequence ATGAAGAGTACTTGCAACTATTTTTTAAGAACTACCACCTTACTTACTTTTTTAGTGGTAAGTTTTAGCTATGCACAAGAAATAGAAAACAGTGCAGATGTTTTTTTAGAAGACTACTCAGACAATTTTCAGGAAGCTTTTTTTGAAGGATTAAAGCAAAAAGGAATAGAAAATTATGACCGTGCCGTTAATAGCTTTTTAACCTGCCAAAAATTAGAACCTAAAAATGCCGCTGTAGCTAATGAACTAGCCAAGGCATACATACAAGGCAAACAATATAGCTTAGCACAAGAACAGGCAGAGTTGGCTCTTAAAGTAAACCCAGACAACATGTGGTATTTACAGAGCTTGTATACCTCTTTAAAAAAGCAATATAAAAACCTAAGCCACTTAAAAGAAATAGTGCCTTATGACAACGAAAAATTAAAAGAGAATTTAGCACACATTTTATATTTAGAGCGTAATTACAACGAGGCAAAAAATGTACTTACCGAGGTAAAAGATAGTCCGTTTAAAACCGATTTAAGTACAAAGGTGCAAGCTGCAATAGACCAAAGAGGAGCTAGTAGCAGTAGTTTTACTTTTACAAGCACCACAACAACCAACAACACAACAAAAAACACTACTGCTAAGCAAACAACTAACAGCAATAGTAACTCTGCTTTTAATTATAAAAGCAGGCTAAAATTTACCTTAAAGCAAAAAAACTTTGTTTTTTTAGAAACAACGGCAAAAGAAGCCTTAGAAGCTTACCCTTCACAACCTTACTTTTACTATGCTTTAGGAGCAGCATATAATGGCAGAAAAAAACACAGAGCAGCTATAGAAACTTTAAAAACAGGTTTAGACTATGTGTTAGATGATATTAGACTTGCAGATGATTTTTATAGAGAAATTGCAGCAGCATATACAGCAATGGGTAATCCTGCTAAAGCAAATATGTACTTAATTAAAGTAAAATTTAAAAAATAA